Proteins from one Mercurialis annua linkage group LG7, ddMerAnnu1.2, whole genome shotgun sequence genomic window:
- the LOC126654457 gene encoding cytochrome P450 86B1, producing MTIESLLNHLSFWDLAFALIGFFVFSCVRERIANNGPMLWPVFGIIPTMLLHINDTLNFATGALIRAGGTFRYRGMWMGGAYGVMTADPVNVEYILRTNFKNFPKGKYYRNRFQDLLGDGIFNADGELWKDHRQIAKIEMHSSRFVDHSFRTMRDLVHLKLLKLTEKFVRSGNSFDFQELLLRFTFDNICTAAFGVDPGCLNLDLPEVPFAKAFEEATELTLFRFLVPPFVWKPMKFLGIGFEKKLKSAIDIVQEFADETVKNRKNQLIKLGNLNDHSDLLSRLIDIAYSENVKNKLRFPDEYFRDFCVSFILAGRDTTSVALAWFFWLVHENPDVENKILAEINQILSHRTSENRKGVDIVFTVSELKKMVYLQAALSESMRLYPSVPNEIKEVIQDDILPDGSEVKRGARILYCIYAMARMESIWGKDCLEFKPERWIKDGNFISENQFKYAVFNGGPRLCLGKKYAYMQMKMVAASILLRYCVEVVEGQNVVPKITTTLYMKNGLMVNIKPRMVQNGNA from the coding sequence ATGACAATTGAATCATTGCTTAATCACTTGTCTTTTTGGGATTTAGCTTTTGCTTTGATAGGATTCTTTGTTTTTAGTTGTGTACGAGAAAGAATCGCGAACAATGGCCCGATGTTATGGCCTGTGTTCGGGATTATTCCGACCATGCTTCTTCATATCAACGACACGCTCAATTTCGCCACTGGAGCTTTGATCAGAGCCGGCGGAACATTCCGTTACCGAGGAATGTGGATGGGTGGAGCTTACGGAGTCATGACGGCTGATCCTGTCAACGTTGAGTACATCCTGAGGACGAATTTTAAGAATTTTCCGAAAGGAAAATATTATAGGAACAGGTTTCAGGATTTGCTTGGAGATGGCATTTTCAACGCTGATGGTGAACTGTGGAAGGATCATAGACAAATAGCGAAAATTGAGATGCATTCGAGTAGGTTCGTTGATCATTCTTTTCGAACAATGCGAGACTTAGTTCACTTGAAACTGTTGAAGCTAACGGAAAAGTTTGTCAGGTCTGGAAATAGCTTTGATTTTCAGGAGTTGCTGCTTCGGTTTACCTTTGATAATATTTGCACTGCAGCTTTCGGGGTTGATCCAGGGTGTTTGAACCTCGATTTGCCTGAAGTTCCATTCGCTAAAGCTTTCGAAGAAGCAACAGAACTCACTCTGTTCAGATTCTTGGTTCCGCCTTTCGTGTGGAAACCTATGAAGTTTCTCGGAATCGGATTTGAGAAAAAGCTAAAGTCAGCAATCGATATTGTTCAGGAATTCGCTGATGAAACAGTGAAGAATCGGAAGAACCAATTGATTAAACTCGGCAACTTAAATGACCATTCCGATCTCTTGTCGAGGCTCATAGACATTGCATATTCGGAAAACGTCAAGAACAAACTGCGATTTCCTGACGAGTATTTCAGAGACTTCTGTGTAAGTTTCATTCTTGCAGGAAGAGACACAACTTCCGTCGCATTAGCATGGTTTTTCTGGCTAGTACATGAAAATCCAGATGTCGAAAACAAAATTCTGGCCGAAATCAATCAAATTTTGAGTCATCGAACTAGCGAAAACCGAAAAGGCGTCGACATTGTTTTTACGGTATCAGAATTAAAGAAAATGGTGTATCTCCAAGCTGCATTATCAGAATCCATGAGGCTATACCCCTCAGTACCAAATGAAATAAAAGAAGTAATACAAGATGATATTTTACCTGATGGCTCTGAGGTAAAAAGGGGAGCTAGAATTCTCTATTGCATATATGCAATGGCTAGAATGGAGTCAATATGGGGAAAAGATTGTTTGGAGTTCAAGCCAGAGAGATGGATTAAAGACGGGAATTTTATTAGcgaaaatcaattcaaatacgCGGTGTTTAACGGCGGTCCGAGGTTGTGCTTGGGGAAGAAATATGCATACATGCAAATGAAGATGGTGGCTGCTTCAATCTTGTTGAGGTATTGTGTTGAGGTAGTTGAAGGTCAAAATGTTGTTCCAAAGATTACTACTACTCTTTACATGAAGAATGGTTTAATGGTTAATATTAAACCTAGGATGGTTCAAAATGGTAATGCATAA
- the LOC126654455 gene encoding glycosyl hydrolase 5 family protein — protein sequence MEKLSSFSLTFLILISITISTTQPNSQVTSLPLSTNSRWIVNEGGERVKLACVNWVTHLQPVVAEGLSKQPMEMIARKIVSTGFNCVRLTWPLFLVTNQTVGSLTVRQSFLNLGLVESISGVQANNPSIIDLPLIKAYQAVVTSLGDNNVMVILDNHISKPGWCCSSFDGNGFFGDAYFNPDQWLIGLTQMATLFKGVTNVVGMSLRNELRGQKQNVNDWYRYMEKGAEAVHSANPDILVILSGLNYDKDFTFLRNRPVNLSFTGKVVFEVHWYGFSDGQAWSGGNPNQVCGRVVNNMMRMSGFLLDQGWPMFVSEFGIDQRGTNVNDNRYLDCFIGVAAELDWDWALWTLVGSYYLREGVMGLNEYYGVLNWNWCDIRNSSFLQQISALQTPFQGPGLSETNPYKVIFHPSTGLCVTKKSLLEPLRLGPCTDSEAWRYTPQKTITIKGTYFCLQADQLGKPTKFGIICTDSSSKWEFISDSKMHLSSKITNGTTVCLDVDENNSVVVNSCKCLSRDSTCEPGSQWFKLVNSTRSSTTRKPGRINSVLDFPVKKLLWKFFSLA from the exons ATGGAGAAACTCTCATCTTTCTCCTTAACATTTCTCATCCTAATCTCCATCACCATATCAACAACACAACCAAATAGCCAAGTGACATCATTGCCCCTCTCCACAAACTCAAGATGGATAGTGAATGAGGGAGGGGAAAGGGTAAAACTGGCATGTGTGAATTGGGTGACTCATCTACAACCAGTTGTAGCAGAAGGGCTAAGCAAGCAACCAATGGAGATGATTGCCAGGAAAATAGTTTCAACGGGATTCAATTGTGTTAGGCTCACTTGGCCACTTTTCTTGGTTACTAATCAAACCGTTGGTTCTCTAACCGTTAGACAGTCATTTCTAAATCTTGGTTTGGTTGAATCCATTTCTGGTGTTCAAGCTAATAATCCTTCTATTATTGATCTTCCTCTCATCAAGGCTTATCAg gCAGTGGTGACTAGCCTTGGGGACAACAATGTGATGGTGATACTAGACAATCATATAAGCAAGCCAGGTTGGTGTTGCAGTAGTTTTGACGGCAATGGTTTTTTTGGCGACGCATACTTTAACCCAGATCAATGGCTCATTGGGTTAACCCAGATGGCTACCTTATTCAAAGGTGTCACTAATGTGGTTGGCATGAGCCTGAGGAATGAGCTTCGAGGCCAGAAACAGAATGTGAACGATTGGTACAG GTACATGGAGAAAGGAGCAGAAGCAGTACATTCAGCAAACCCTGATATTCTTGTAATTCTATCAGGACTGAATTATGACAAAGACTTCACATTCCTACGCAATCGTCCCGTAAACCTCTCGTTCACCGGAAAGGTAGTTTTCGAGGTACACTGGTACGGGTTTTCCGACGGGCAAGCATGGAGTGGCGGAAACCCGAATCAAGTTTGCGGAAGAGTGGTCAATAATATGATGAGAATGTCAGGATTTTTACTAGACCAAGGATGGCCGATGTTCGTGAGCGAGTTCGGAATTGACCAACGAGGTACGAATGTGAACGATAATCGGTACTTGGATTGCTTCATTGGTGTAGCAGCTGAGCTTGACTGGGACTGGGCATTGTGGACATTGGTTGGAAGCTATTACTTGAGGGAAGGAGTCATGGGGCTCAATGAGTATTATGGGGTGTTGAATTGGAATTGGTGTGATATCAGAAATTCAAGCTTCTTGCAGCAAATTTCTGCTCTTCAGACTCCTTTTCAAG GGCCAGGTCTATCAGAAACTAATccatataaagttatttttcaCCCATCAACCGGTCTCTGTGTCACAAAAAAATCATTGCTAGAGCCACTGAGGCTAGGCCCTTGCACTGACTCTGAAGCATGGAGATACACACCTCAGAAGACTATAACCATCAAGGGCACATATTTCTGCTTACAAGCAGACCAATTGGGCAAACCAACAAAATTTGGAATAATTTGTACAGACTCGAGTTCGAAATGGGAATTTATTTCGGATTCGAAAATGCACCTCTCATCGAAGATCACGAATGGCACGACGGTTTGCCTTGACGTAGACGAGAACAATTCTGTTGTTGTAAatagttgtaaatgtttgagtAGAGATAGTACATGTGAACCAGGAAGCCAATGGTTCAAATTGGTTAACAGCACAAGAAGTTCAACCACGAGAAAACCTGGTCGAATCAACTCGGTTTTGGATTTCCCAGTAAAGAAACTCTTATGGAAGTTTTTCAGCTTAGCATAA
- the LOC126654454 gene encoding mRNA export factor GLE1, with protein MGALKLEIPGPQTVNEVGVDPDPDWSFDSLLSELNSLENKLKSSSQSSFHFSTSQSRGFSTADKSSRGAFVMRVSDDEIEDSDSEVENEEKGVAKGFRYDDIYLCESDDSDYEFVLDSHTYLMDGAELVESSLFELSQEHQLGVKEEIRNKISELEMELVRDGEKFSSALTRVEKYKEARRESDRKLHAQYQRKIAEALDNHLTSIQRDHELKSQVEERRLRSDAAQEDAKRKEKALQEERIRQERVRVEAEAKRKAEEAKRASLEVEERAAKEATEKEAAEASKKQAAAVSQQDISGQKINASSSNQDVSSQGFISNETKKSQLTGNSVMAAQSVLSIEQKRLDKLKALKEQNQSLKLRFNEDFSSHERHIARLIKTIRGAQENVRTRSSELVGICKTSSFPQPISLAAFATYATKFGSQSGIPVSAVFAFAHVIVAVTSQVPHLMDLLLAEFHKACIYTVPKHIAYSKSAFESREAYKKTIGYEERDGKIESTSDFLSRLECHMRLYGALVQTEVRGVQNTHGPREGWAWLARFLNNLPANIFTAVALKAFLTTAGFVLFKKYKSQFGKMLNYIYTDFLAALRKLQDSELNATIMEIQYYIEDKKFLQEPEGSRLEVELRSSTYGA; from the exons AT GGGAgctttaaaattggaaattccAGGTCCACAAACGGTTAATGAAGTCGGAGTCGATCCAGACCCGGATTGGAGCTTTGATTCGTTGTTATCGGAGCTCAATTCACTTGAAAACAAGCTTAAAAGCTCCTCCCAATCTTCATTTCATTTCTCAACATCACAATCAAG AGGATTTTCGACCGCGGATAAGAGTTCGAGAGGTGCATTTGTTATGCGAGTTTCGGATGATGAGATCGAGGATTCTGATAGTGAAGTCGAGAACGAAGAGAAGGGAGTGGCGAAAGGGTTTCGTTATGATGATATTTATCTTTG TGAAAGTGACGATTCTGATTATGAGTTCGTTCTTGATTCTCATACCTATTTAATGGATGGAGCTGAATTAGTGGAAAGTTCCCTGTTCGAACTAAGTCAGGAGCATCAGCTCGGAGTTAAG GAGGAAATCAGGAATAAAATCTCAGAATTGGAGATGGAATTAGTGAGAGATGGCGAAAAGTTTAGTTCTGCATTGACCCGAGTTGAGAAGTATAAAGAGGCAAGAAGAGAATCTGACCGGAAATTGCATGCACAATATCAGCGTAAAAT TGCAGAAGCGCTGGATAATCACTTAACCAGTATCCAGCGGGATCATGAATTGAAATCACAAGTGGAAGAAAGGAGATTAAGAAGTGATGCAGCTCAGGAAGACGCTAAAAGAAAGGAGAAGGCCTTGCAAGAAGAAAGGATACGTCAAGAGAGAGTTAGAGTAGAAGCAGAG GCTAAACGCAAAGCTGAGGAAGCAAAAAGGGCTTCTTTAGAAGTAGAGGAAAGAGCAGCAAAGGAAGCTACTGAAAAGGAAGCTGCTGAAGCCTCAAAAAAGCAAGCTGCAGCAGTATCACAACAGGATATTTCTGGACAGAAAATAAATGCAAGTTCATCAAATCAGGATGTTAGTTCTCAAGGATTTATAtctaatgaaacaaaaaaatcgCAATTAACAG GAAACTCTGTCATGGCTGCACAAAGTGTTCTTAGTATAGAGCAGAAAAGGCTAGACAAGCTTAAAGCATTAAaggaacaaaaccaatcattgaAGTTGAGATTCAACGAG GATTTCAGCAGTCATGAAAGGCATATTGCTAGGTTGATAAAAACAATACGGGGGGCACAAGAGAATGTTCG TACGAGGTCAAGTGAGCTAGTTGGGATTTGCAAGACTTCTTCATTCCCTCAACCAATCAGCCTTGCAGCATTTGCAACATATGCAACGAAG TTTGGATCCCAGTCTGGAATACCTGTTAGTGCTGTCTTTGCGTTTGCGCATGTCATTGTTGCAGTTACCTCACAG GTTCCACACTTAATGGATCTTCTTCTGGCTGAGTTTCACAAAGCTTGCATCTATACAGTCCCAAAGCATATAGCGTACTCAAAG TCAGCATTTGAATCGAGAGAGGCTTACAAGAAAACCATTGGATATGAAGAACGGGACGGAAAGATTGAAAGTACTAGTGATTTTTTGAGTCGCTTAGAATGCCACATGAGACTCTATGGCGCTTTAGTTCAG ACAGAAGTCCGGGGTGTCCAGAATACTCACGGTCCGAGAGAAGGCTGGGCATGGCTTGCAAGATTCTTAAATAACCTTCCTGCCAATATATTTACTGCTGTTGCATTGAAGGCATTTCTGACG ACAGCGGGATTTGTTCTTTTCAAGAAATACAAATCTCAGTTTGGGAAGATGCTGAATTACATCTACACCGATTTCTTAGCGGCGCTGAGGAAGCTGCAAGATTCCGAGCTGAATGCAACTATAATGGAGATACAATACTACATAGAAGACAAGAAGTTTCTTCAAGAACCAGAAGGATCGAGGCTCGAAGTTGAATTGAGATCAAGTACTTATGGAGCATGA
- the LOC126654458 gene encoding E3 ubiquitin-protein ligase RGLG5-like isoform X1, which translates to MVICRKKQFLIVSGINLMGGRSSKGSSGRSISSHGSANSSSWNQYNYAEATPYPSTSQQNPYYTPQHPQASTSYGYEPERPHPQKRLDRKYSKIADDYKTLDQVTAALAQSGLESSNLIVGIDVTKSNEWTGARSYNRRSLHHISNGQNPYEQAISIIGRTLSAFDEDNLIPCYGFGDASTHDQDVFSFYQDERFCNGFEEVLTRYREIVPQLRLAGPTSFAPIIEMAVTIVEQSGGQYHVLLIIADGQVTRSVDTQHGHLSPQEKNTIDAIVKASEYPLSIILVGVGDGPWDMMREFDDNIPARVFDNFQFVNFTEIMSKNINQSRKETEFALASLMEIPAQYKATIELGMLGRRTGNCPERVPLPPPLRGASSFSNSPKTSRSSSFQQRIPSHSGHDASMPSYSRFNASVPSYSPERDNPLVARYDTPVNTTPYSSSTYDNQVCPICLTNRKDMAFGCGHQTCCDCGEDLQLCPICRSSIETRIRLY; encoded by the exons ATg GTAATCTGCAGGAAAAAACAGTTTCTAATAGTCAGTG GAATTAATCTAATGGGAGGAAGAAGCTCAAAAGGGTCAAGTGGGAGAAGTATTTCATCTCATGGTTCAGCAAATTCATCATCATGGAATCAATATAACTATGCAGAAGCAACACCATATCCATCAACTTCTCAGCAAAATCCTTATTACACACCTCAGCATCCTCAAGCCTCTACTTCTTATGGATATGAGCCAGAGAGGCCTCATCCTCAGAAAAGATTGGATAGGAAATACTCCAAAATTGCTGATGATTACAAGACTTTGGATCAG GTCACTGCTGCTCTTGCTCAATCTGGTCTAGAGTCTTCTAATCTCATTGTTGGCATTGATGTAACAAAAAGCAATGAGTGGACAGGTGCAAGATCATATAATCGGCGAAGCTTACATCACATCAGCAACGGGCAAAATCCATATGAACAGGCGATATCAATTATTGGCAGGACTTTGTCTGCATTTGATGAGGATAACTTAATTCCTTGTTATGGATTTGGAGATG CATCAACTCATGATCAAgatgtttttagtttttaccAAGATGAAAGATTCTGCAATGGATTTGAAGAAGTCTTAACACGTTACAGAGAGATTGTTCCCCAACTTCGACTTGCAG GACCAACATCTTTTGCGCCCATTATTGAGATGGCCGTTACAATTGTTGAGCAAAGTGGCGGACAATATCACGTTCTGCTAATAATCGCTGATGGTCAG GTGACAAGGAGTGTCGATACACAGCATGGTCACCTCAGTCCCCAAGAGAAAAATACGATTGACGCAATTGTCAAAGCAAG TGAATACCCTTTATCGATAATCTTAGTTGGTGTTGGCGATGGGCCATGGGACATGATGAGAGAGTTTGATGATAACATCCCTGCTCGAGTCTTTGATAATTTCCAA TTTGTGAACTTTACAGAAATAATGtcaaaaaacataaatcaatccaGAAAAGAGACAGAATTTGCTCTTGCATCATTGATGGAAATACCTGCTCAGTACAAAGCAACTATTGAGCTTGGGATGTTGGG TCGACGGACAGGGAATTGTCCAGAACGGGTTCCTCTGCCCCCACCACTTCGTGGAGCATCTTCTTTCAGCAACAGCCCGAAAACTTCCCGGTCAAGCAGTTTTCAGCAACGTATACCTTCTCATTCTGGTCATGATGCATCGATGCCTTCTTATTCCCGATTCAATGCATCAGTTCCTTCTTATTCTCCCGAGCGTGACAACCCGCTAGTTGCTCGATATGATACGCCAGTCAACACGACTCCATATTCAAGTTCTACTTATGATAACCAG GTTTGCCCCATTTGTCTCACTAATCGAAAGGACATGGCATTTGGCTGCGGACATCAG ACTTGTTGTGACTGTGGAGAAGACCTTCAATTATGCCCCATCTGTCGAAGCTCGATAGAGACCAGAATCAGGCTCTATTAA
- the LOC126654458 gene encoding E3 ubiquitin-protein ligase RGLG5-like isoform X2 codes for MGGRSSKGSSGRSISSHGSANSSSWNQYNYAEATPYPSTSQQNPYYTPQHPQASTSYGYEPERPHPQKRLDRKYSKIADDYKTLDQVTAALAQSGLESSNLIVGIDVTKSNEWTGARSYNRRSLHHISNGQNPYEQAISIIGRTLSAFDEDNLIPCYGFGDASTHDQDVFSFYQDERFCNGFEEVLTRYREIVPQLRLAGPTSFAPIIEMAVTIVEQSGGQYHVLLIIADGQVTRSVDTQHGHLSPQEKNTIDAIVKASEYPLSIILVGVGDGPWDMMREFDDNIPARVFDNFQFVNFTEIMSKNINQSRKETEFALASLMEIPAQYKATIELGMLGRRTGNCPERVPLPPPLRGASSFSNSPKTSRSSSFQQRIPSHSGHDASMPSYSRFNASVPSYSPERDNPLVARYDTPVNTTPYSSSTYDNQVCPICLTNRKDMAFGCGHQTCCDCGEDLQLCPICRSSIETRIRLY; via the exons ATGGGAGGAAGAAGCTCAAAAGGGTCAAGTGGGAGAAGTATTTCATCTCATGGTTCAGCAAATTCATCATCATGGAATCAATATAACTATGCAGAAGCAACACCATATCCATCAACTTCTCAGCAAAATCCTTATTACACACCTCAGCATCCTCAAGCCTCTACTTCTTATGGATATGAGCCAGAGAGGCCTCATCCTCAGAAAAGATTGGATAGGAAATACTCCAAAATTGCTGATGATTACAAGACTTTGGATCAG GTCACTGCTGCTCTTGCTCAATCTGGTCTAGAGTCTTCTAATCTCATTGTTGGCATTGATGTAACAAAAAGCAATGAGTGGACAGGTGCAAGATCATATAATCGGCGAAGCTTACATCACATCAGCAACGGGCAAAATCCATATGAACAGGCGATATCAATTATTGGCAGGACTTTGTCTGCATTTGATGAGGATAACTTAATTCCTTGTTATGGATTTGGAGATG CATCAACTCATGATCAAgatgtttttagtttttaccAAGATGAAAGATTCTGCAATGGATTTGAAGAAGTCTTAACACGTTACAGAGAGATTGTTCCCCAACTTCGACTTGCAG GACCAACATCTTTTGCGCCCATTATTGAGATGGCCGTTACAATTGTTGAGCAAAGTGGCGGACAATATCACGTTCTGCTAATAATCGCTGATGGTCAG GTGACAAGGAGTGTCGATACACAGCATGGTCACCTCAGTCCCCAAGAGAAAAATACGATTGACGCAATTGTCAAAGCAAG TGAATACCCTTTATCGATAATCTTAGTTGGTGTTGGCGATGGGCCATGGGACATGATGAGAGAGTTTGATGATAACATCCCTGCTCGAGTCTTTGATAATTTCCAA TTTGTGAACTTTACAGAAATAATGtcaaaaaacataaatcaatccaGAAAAGAGACAGAATTTGCTCTTGCATCATTGATGGAAATACCTGCTCAGTACAAAGCAACTATTGAGCTTGGGATGTTGGG TCGACGGACAGGGAATTGTCCAGAACGGGTTCCTCTGCCCCCACCACTTCGTGGAGCATCTTCTTTCAGCAACAGCCCGAAAACTTCCCGGTCAAGCAGTTTTCAGCAACGTATACCTTCTCATTCTGGTCATGATGCATCGATGCCTTCTTATTCCCGATTCAATGCATCAGTTCCTTCTTATTCTCCCGAGCGTGACAACCCGCTAGTTGCTCGATATGATACGCCAGTCAACACGACTCCATATTCAAGTTCTACTTATGATAACCAG GTTTGCCCCATTTGTCTCACTAATCGAAAGGACATGGCATTTGGCTGCGGACATCAG ACTTGTTGTGACTGTGGAGAAGACCTTCAATTATGCCCCATCTGTCGAAGCTCGATAGAGACCAGAATCAGGCTCTATTAA